DNA from Petropleomorpha daqingensis:
CGTTCGACCCCTTCTTCACGACCAAGCCGGTGGGTGAGGGGGTGGGTCTCGGGCTGGACGTCGCCCGTCAGGTGGTCGAGCGCCACCACGGCGAGATCACGATCGAGAGCCGGCCGGGCCGCACGGTGCTGCGCGTCTGGCTCCCCCGGGGACGGCGGGGCGGCTGACTCACATGCCCGGGGCGCACTCGGGCTGGCGCGCGAGGTAGCTGTCGTAGGCGTCGGAGACCAGGGTCACCGTGCCGTGCGACGTGGCGATCGTGCCGGGCCACTGGTGCACCCGGGCCAGCGTGTGCGCACAGCTGGGCGGGTCGATGCCGGGCGGGTCCGCCCAGGCCGCGACGGCCGGGACGGCGACCAGGCCCCCCGCGACGCCGGCGACGAGGAGAGCACGGGACAGACGGGAGCTCACGGGGAGGACCTCCTCCGGGGAAGGGAGCTGGATGCCCGGGAGGAGGGGGCGCCGCGACCAGGAATACATCGACGTCGGTCCGCAGCTGACGACGGCGTGCCCGAACCCTCGGTCCCGCTGGAGAAGCTGGGCTTCCTGACCATCGGCCTGTTCGACGGCGACGACCCGGCGCCCGGCCACGAGACGACGCTGCAGGTGATCGAGCTCGGCGAGCAGCTGGGCTTCGACAGCGCGTGGGTGCGCCACCGGCACCTGCAGTACGGCATCTCCTCGCCGGTCGCCGTCCTGGCCGCGGCCACCCAGCGCACCCGCCGGATCGAGCTGGGCACCGCCGTCATCCCGCTGGGCTGGGAGAACCCGCTGCGGCTGGCCGAGGACCTCGCCACGGTCGACGTCCTGTCCGGCGGGCGGCTCAACCCCGGTGTGAGCGTCGGCCCGCCGATGCACTGGGACGACGTGCGGACGGCGCTGTACCCCGACACCGCCGACGTCGAGGACTTCTCCTACGAGCGGGTGGCCCGGCTGATGCGGTTCGTCCGCGGCGAGCGGGCGGCCTCCTACGCCGGCAAGGAGGGCGTGGTCGAGGAGTGGTCGGACCGGGTGCAGCCGCAGTCGCCCGGCCTGGCCTCCCGCATGTGGTACGGCGGCGGCAGCGTCTCGTCGGCCCGCTGGGCCGGTGAGAACGGGATGAACTTCCTGACCAGCAGCGTGGTCAGGGCCGAGGACTCCACCGACTTCGCCGCGATCCAGCACGGGCTGATCCGGGCTTTCCGCGAGGCGCAACCCGGCGGCCGCGTGTCGCAGGGGCTCGTCGTGATCCCGACCGACAGCGCCACGGCCGAGCAGCGCGCCAAGTACCGGGCCTACGTCGAGGCCCGCACGCCCCGGACGTCGACCCCGCAGGGCCCGGGCAGGCTGCTGTTCGCCCGCGACCTGATCGGCAGCTCCGACGAGATCGCCGAGCAGCTGTACGCCCACGCCGCGTTCCGGGAGGTCACCGAGGTCGCCTTCGCCCTACCGTTCAGCTTCGCGGCCGAGGACTACGTCCAGATCCTCACCGACATCGCCACCGGGCTCGGCCCGGCGCTCGGCTGGGCGCCCCGTTCCTGAGGCGGCCCACCATCCGTACCCGCCGGTCCCGACGGCGGCGACCAGCACCGCCACGTAGACCCACAGCCACGGGTCGTCGGCCCTGACCGACGCCCGGGAGCGGAGCAGCACCAGCAGCTCCAGGACGCCGAACACCGTGTAGGCGATCGCCGGGATCCGCAGCCGGGCGAGGTCGCGCTCCCGGATCGACAGGCCGGCGGCCACCCCGAACGCGATGAGCCAGGCGCCGACCACCTGGCCGCTGAGCGGGGTCAGGTCCCACGGCCAGAAGCGGGTGATCGCCCTCGCCTCGTGGTGGACGTCGAGGCACCCCAGGAACAGCACGATCCCGGCGGTGGCCAGGACGACCCCCTGGACGGCGAGCAGGGCGCGCAGCCAGCCCGGCAGCGGCCGCCGCACCTCCTGCTGCCGGTCCCGGCCGCTCTCCTGCCGCGCGAGCACGAGGACGCAGGCGATCGGGACGACGAGGTAGACCGTCAGCCACACCCACGCGGCCGACCGGGCCAGCGCACCGCCGTCGGCCAGGTGCAGCCGGTGGTGGTGGACGAGCGTGGCCGTGCTGGTGATCACCGTGAAGACCGCGACCGTCGCGACCGGCACGCGGATGCGCGTCCACCGCCGCTGGCGCAGGGAGAGCAGCGACAGCACGCAGCCGGCGGCGAACGCGGCACCGAGGAACGCCGCCGTGATCTCGACCCGGATGGTCCAGGCGAACG
Protein-coding regions in this window:
- a CDS encoding LLM class flavin-dependent oxidoreductase, translated to MPEPSVPLEKLGFLTIGLFDGDDPAPGHETTLQVIELGEQLGFDSAWVRHRHLQYGISSPVAVLAAATQRTRRIELGTAVIPLGWENPLRLAEDLATVDVLSGGRLNPGVSVGPPMHWDDVRTALYPDTADVEDFSYERVARLMRFVRGERAASYAGKEGVVEEWSDRVQPQSPGLASRMWYGGGSVSSARWAGENGMNFLTSSVVRAEDSTDFAAIQHGLIRAFREAQPGGRVSQGLVVIPTDSATAEQRAKYRAYVEARTPRTSTPQGPGRLLFARDLIGSSDEIAEQLYAHAAFREVTEVAFALPFSFAAEDYVQILTDIATGLGPALGWAPRS